A single window of Botrytis cinerea B05.10 chromosome 3, complete sequence DNA harbors:
- the Bcrsm7 gene encoding Bcrsm7 gives MPPRLNFHSASRSLTVRPRTIVAPRNPAFFKIAPAIRRGFAEGKQPPRNGSDEDVAGHVSEEARDMAEITGETPPDMGKSTNVQDILKRDQEGKDKAPEVIKEDIKDTQSASALSQEISFANLMALGRLGHLENGANASDLTIDGHKFGLPELPIPSNNNLKYRYDPVVSQVTNMMMQHGKKSVAQRNMSFILNHLRTASPPTPNPAKPLLPGTPPPSHLPLNPVLYLTTAIDSIAPLLRIRSQKGAAGGGASLQIPVPLGVRQRRRQAIKWILDSASKKQSRSSGRGMFAQRFAEEIISVVEGKSSVWEKRNLVHKTGTSARANLTFYSRRKR, from the exons ATGCCTCCACGATTGAACTTTCACAGCGCAAGCAGGTCACTGACCGTTCGACCACGAACAATTGTCGCACCTCGAAATCCtgctttcttcaaaatcgCCCCGGCAATTCGTCGAGGTTTCGCAGAGGGGAAGCAACCTCCAAGAAATGGATCTGATGAAGATGTAGCCGGCCACGTCAGTGAAGAGGCAAGAGACATGGCTGAAATTACTGGAGAGACTCCTCCTGACATGGGAAAGAGTACAAATGTTCAAGAT ATTCTTAAGAGAGACCAAGAAGGAAAGGACAAGGCTCCAGAAGTGATcaaagaagatatcaaagataCGCAATCCGCGTCTGCCCTCTCCCAGGAAATCTCCTTTGCCAATCTCATGGCTCTTGGCCGTCTCGGTCATTTGGAAAACGGCGCGAATGCCTCTGATCTTACAATCGATGGTCACAAGTTTGGACTCCCAGAGCTACCGATTCCTTCGAACAACAACCTCAAATATAGATATGATCCCGTCGTTTCGCAGGTTACGAACATGATGATGCAGCATGGCAAGAAGAGCGTTGCCCAGAGG AACATGTCATTCATACTGAACCATCTCCGAACCGCCTCCCCGCCAACACCCAACCCCGCCAAACCCCTCCTCCCGGGCACACCCCCACCATCCCACCTCCCTCTAAATCCCGTTCTCTATCTTACTACCGCTATCGACTCCATAGCTCCTCTCCTACGTATCCGTTCTCAGAAAGGTGCCGCAGGTGGTGgagcttctcttcaaattcccGTGCCCTTGGGCGTGAGGCAGAGGAGAAGACAAGCAATCAAATGGATATTAGATTCGGCCAGCAAGAAACAATCGAGGAGTAGTGGGCGTGGAATGTTCGCACAAAGGTTTGCTGAGGAGATTATCAGTGTGGTAGAGGGCAAGAGTTCAGTTTGGGAAAAGAGGAACTTGGTACATAAGACTGGTACGAGCGCGAGAGCAAATTTGACCTTTTATTCCAGAAGGAAAAGGTAA